The Streptomyces europaeiscabiei genome window below encodes:
- a CDS encoding IS3 family transposase has product MSELCRFVHAEKANYPIVLLCRVLHVARSSYYAWREGEAARHARQAADDALAHEITVLHVASRCTYGVPRIHAELRRLGRRVNRKRIARVMRERDIRGVTRRRRRSLTRPDKKAKPAPDLIGRDFQAERPGIKLVGDITYLPTAGGWLYLACWLDLATREVVGYAMADHHRTELVVDALDMAYGRGNLEPGCVIHSDRGSEYTSAQFSDRIRELGLRNSYGRTGSCFDNAAAESFWALLKEEIGTRIWPDRATARAEVFTFIETFYNRRRLRKHKTFGYLTPAETRQRHQHTLAA; this is encoded by the coding sequence GTGAGTGAGTTGTGCCGGTTCGTCCACGCGGAGAAGGCGAACTACCCGATCGTTCTGCTGTGCCGGGTGCTGCACGTCGCCCGCTCCTCCTACTACGCGTGGCGCGAGGGCGAGGCCGCCCGCCATGCCCGGCAGGCCGCCGACGACGCGCTCGCGCACGAGATCACGGTGCTGCATGTCGCCTCCCGCTGCACCTACGGTGTTCCGCGCATCCACGCCGAACTGCGGCGTCTGGGGCGGCGGGTGAACCGCAAGCGCATCGCCCGAGTGATGCGCGAGCGTGACATCCGAGGCGTCACCCGGCGCAGGCGCCGCTCGTTGACCCGGCCCGACAAGAAGGCGAAGCCGGCCCCTGACCTGATCGGCCGCGACTTTCAAGCCGAGCGGCCCGGGATCAAGCTGGTCGGCGACATCACCTACCTGCCCACCGCCGGGGGCTGGCTCTACCTCGCCTGCTGGCTGGACCTGGCCACCCGCGAGGTCGTCGGCTATGCCATGGCCGATCACCACCGCACCGAACTGGTCGTGGACGCCCTCGACATGGCCTACGGCCGAGGGAACCTGGAGCCCGGCTGCGTGATCCACAGTGACCGCGGCAGCGAATACACCTCGGCCCAATTCAGCGACCGAATAAGGGAGTTGGGACTGCGGAACAGCTACGGACGCACCGGATCATGCTTCGACAACGCGGCCGCAGAGAGTTTCTGGGCCCTGCTCAAGGAAGAGATCGGCACCCGCATCTGGCCCGACCGGGCCACCGCCCGCGCCGAGGTCTTCACCTTCATCGAGACCTTCTACAACCGCCGCCGCCTGCGCAAGCACAAGACCTTCGGCTACCTCACCCCGGCCGAGACCAGGCAGCGGCATCAACACACCCTCGCGGCATAA
- a CDS encoding ParA family protein, whose protein sequence is MAGELPRLKRKSAKSKPEVAPEEILYTNTDRSGDTLDPDLSSLWVYDSDFRPKGRNWPLIWAYIIEGGGSTKTTSATSMAVTAALDGYPGVVFDLDSNMSATTVLGYDETALKGKKTAIDLLYGRATLDEVALPARYRVGDGDDPEEDFEPIENLRVVPGSPAMADADLAIAEDADRNNWFAEILRSYEGDEAVFYLDFPASYGKMPYSVLRMLDEDDSVIPSIKADPKAVKLVKRLTDELERVRDKNRGSRSVPGRPTLKRLILTGTQPLTWPEQVAARRGTAAAEAMYSSVLLPYIRYSADAEKIYEDAVPLPILLPDSVASVDYREVTRCMWIVPYLNECGCDYCPVP, encoded by the coding sequence ATGGCAGGCGAGCTCCCGCGGCTCAAGCGTAAAAGCGCCAAGTCCAAGCCCGAAGTGGCTCCCGAAGAGATCCTGTACACCAACACGGACCGCAGCGGGGACACCCTGGACCCGGATCTGTCGTCTCTGTGGGTGTACGACTCCGACTTCCGCCCCAAGGGCCGGAACTGGCCCCTCATCTGGGCGTACATCATCGAAGGCGGCGGGTCCACCAAGACCACCAGCGCCACGTCCATGGCCGTCACTGCCGCCCTGGACGGCTACCCAGGCGTTGTCTTCGACCTCGACAGCAACATGTCGGCGACCACCGTCCTCGGCTACGACGAGACCGCCCTCAAGGGCAAGAAGACCGCGATCGACCTGCTCTACGGCAGGGCCACCCTGGACGAGGTCGCGCTGCCCGCCCGCTATCGCGTCGGCGACGGCGACGACCCCGAAGAGGACTTCGAGCCCATCGAGAACCTGCGCGTCGTGCCCGGCAGCCCCGCCATGGCCGACGCGGACCTGGCCATCGCAGAGGACGCGGACCGCAACAACTGGTTCGCCGAGATCCTGCGCTCCTACGAGGGCGACGAAGCGGTCTTCTACCTGGACTTCCCGGCGAGCTACGGCAAGATGCCCTACTCCGTGCTGCGCATGCTGGACGAAGACGACTCCGTCATTCCGTCGATCAAGGCCGACCCCAAGGCCGTCAAGCTGGTCAAGCGGCTCACGGACGAACTGGAGCGAGTCCGCGACAAGAACCGCGGCAGCCGGTCCGTCCCCGGCCGGCCGACACTCAAGCGCTTGATCCTCACCGGCACGCAGCCGCTGACCTGGCCCGAGCAGGTGGCAGCCCGTCGCGGCACGGCCGCGGCAGAGGCGATGTACAGCTCCGTGCTGCTGCCCTACATCCGGTACTCGGCAGACGCCGAGAAGATCTACGAGGACGCAGTTCCCCTGCCGATCCTCCTGCCCGACTCGGTGGCCTCCGTGGACTACCGGGAGGTGACGAGGTGCATGTGGATTGTCCCGTATCTCAACGAGTGTGGGTGCGACTACTGCCCGGTGCCCTGA
- a CDS encoding RNA polymerase sigma-70 factor translates to MSAGQQVFHEYRKLLFSVAYRVLGSAADAEDAVQDAWIKWSSADRSQVADPKAYLTRIVSNLALERLRSTRHKRETYVGPWLPEPILTSGDTADAVTDAESVSMAMLVVLETLSPLERAVFVLKEVFGFSHAEIAEAVERSEAAVRQAAHRAREHVRARRPRFTADRSRQREVMERFFAAASGGDINTLMELLSPDVILWTDGGGKVRQALKPVVGAQTVASWFAAIGTVTYQGVQPADMRAELVEINGGPGMVFSAPDRVIATITFDFDAAGRVTAIHNVANPDKLQAITDGTAHDVATW, encoded by the coding sequence GTGAGCGCCGGCCAGCAGGTCTTTCACGAGTACCGCAAGCTGCTGTTCTCCGTGGCCTACCGCGTCCTCGGCTCCGCGGCCGACGCTGAGGACGCGGTGCAGGACGCCTGGATAAAGTGGTCGTCCGCCGACCGTTCCCAAGTCGCCGATCCCAAGGCGTACTTGACGCGCATCGTGTCCAACCTGGCGCTGGAACGCCTGCGTTCCACCCGGCACAAGCGCGAGACCTACGTCGGCCCGTGGCTGCCCGAGCCCATCCTCACCAGCGGTGACACCGCCGATGCCGTCACGGACGCCGAGTCGGTGTCGATGGCGATGCTGGTGGTGCTGGAGACGCTGAGCCCGCTGGAGCGCGCGGTCTTTGTGCTGAAGGAGGTCTTCGGCTTCAGCCACGCCGAGATCGCGGAGGCGGTGGAACGGTCCGAGGCGGCGGTACGACAGGCCGCGCACCGTGCGCGTGAGCACGTACGCGCCCGCAGGCCCCGGTTTACCGCCGACCGCTCTCGGCAGCGCGAGGTCATGGAGCGGTTCTTCGCCGCCGCGAGCGGTGGTGACATCAACACCCTCATGGAGCTGTTGTCCCCGGACGTCATCCTGTGGACCGACGGCGGCGGCAAGGTCCGTCAGGCGCTCAAGCCTGTCGTAGGAGCGCAAACGGTGGCCTCGTGGTTCGCGGCCATCGGCACGGTCACCTACCAGGGCGTCCAGCCCGCCGACATGCGCGCCGAACTCGTCGAGATCAACGGCGGCCCGGGCATGGTGTTCAGTGCCCCGGACCGGGTGATCGCCACCATCACCTTCGACTTCGACGCCGCCGGTCGTGTCACCGCCATCCACAACGTCGCCAACCCCGACAAACTCCAGGCCATCACGGACGGCACCGCCCACGACGTCGCGACGTGGTGA
- a CDS encoding VOC family protein, which yields MATKWSLTIDCAYPAKLAAFWALALGYEEKPAPAGFGSWEEWFSHHEVPEDEWDDGAYLSDPDGVGPTLSFLKVPEPKVAKNRLHIDVQVGGGRETPWEVRWPRVVEAVERLTAAGATVVREDELQGRPDHVVMADPAGNEFCLV from the coding sequence ATGGCGACCAAGTGGAGCTTGACGATCGACTGCGCGTACCCGGCGAAACTGGCCGCGTTCTGGGCGCTGGCGTTGGGCTACGAGGAGAAGCCCGCGCCCGCAGGGTTCGGGAGCTGGGAGGAGTGGTTCTCGCATCATGAGGTTCCGGAGGACGAGTGGGATGACGGGGCGTACCTCTCAGATCCGGACGGCGTGGGCCCCACCTTGTCCTTCCTGAAGGTGCCGGAGCCGAAGGTGGCGAAGAACCGGCTACATATCGACGTGCAAGTTGGTGGCGGCCGTGAAACCCCGTGGGAGGTGCGCTGGCCGCGCGTGGTCGAGGCGGTGGAGCGGTTGACCGCTGCGGGCGCGACCGTGGTCCGCGAGGACGAGTTGCAGGGCAGGCCGGATCACGTGGTGATGGCAGACCCGGCAGGTAACGAGTTTTGCCTGGTCTGA
- a CDS encoding MDR family MFS transporter, translating to MPLVAARRAVRESVSGLPREFWWLWTSTLVNRLGAFVATFMALYLTLDRGYSASYAGLVASLHGLGGVVSSLGGGVMADRLGRRPTLLVAQASTAVSVALLGFVQHPVAIAAVAFLVGAASNASRPAVQAMMADIVRPEDRVRAFSLNYWAINLGFAISSMGAGFIAEVSYRAGFLAEAGMTLVCAVVVFLKLPESRPERTAVERAGVEAVGLGTVVRDGRFMGVVGLSFLVALIFQQGSVGLPVAMGEAGFTPADYGLAIAVNGVLIVALQIPVTRFIEHRDPGRLLVISSVLAGYGFGLTAFAGSIGVFALTVCVWTLAEIVNAPTQTGVVVRLSPAQGRGRYQGMYTMSWSVAALVAPLMSGVVIDRWGAEWLWGLCAVIGTVAGVGYWALMRRMPAPEEEDGEKAVAREAAEKAAAGEPVVGPAAEAETCPVADAAVCPAPEAKAGTSS from the coding sequence ATGCCACTTGTCGCTGCCAGACGTGCCGTCCGGGAGTCCGTCTCCGGGCTGCCGCGGGAGTTCTGGTGGCTGTGGACCAGCACGCTGGTCAACCGGCTGGGTGCGTTCGTCGCCACCTTCATGGCGCTGTATCTGACGCTGGACCGCGGGTACTCCGCCTCGTACGCCGGGCTCGTCGCCTCGCTGCACGGCCTCGGCGGGGTCGTCTCCTCGCTCGGCGGTGGAGTCATGGCCGACCGGCTCGGGCGTCGGCCCACGCTGCTCGTCGCGCAGGCGTCGACGGCCGTGTCGGTCGCGCTCCTCGGCTTCGTACAGCACCCCGTCGCGATCGCCGCCGTGGCCTTCCTCGTCGGCGCGGCCAGCAACGCGTCCCGCCCGGCCGTGCAGGCGATGATGGCGGACATCGTCCGGCCGGAGGACCGCGTCCGCGCCTTCTCCCTCAACTACTGGGCCATCAACCTGGGATTCGCCATCTCCTCCATGGGCGCCGGGTTCATCGCCGAGGTCAGCTATCGCGCCGGGTTCCTGGCCGAGGCGGGGATGACGCTGGTCTGCGCGGTCGTCGTCTTCCTGAAGCTGCCGGAGTCGCGGCCGGAACGTACGGCGGTGGAGAGGGCCGGGGTGGAGGCGGTCGGGCTGGGGACCGTGGTCCGGGACGGGCGGTTCATGGGCGTCGTGGGGCTCTCGTTCCTCGTGGCGCTGATCTTCCAGCAGGGGTCGGTGGGACTGCCGGTCGCGATGGGGGAGGCCGGTTTCACGCCCGCCGACTACGGCCTCGCCATCGCCGTCAACGGGGTGTTGATCGTGGCCCTGCAGATCCCGGTCACCCGTTTCATCGAGCACCGGGACCCCGGACGGCTCCTCGTCATCTCGTCCGTGCTCGCCGGGTACGGCTTCGGCCTCACCGCCTTCGCCGGGTCGATCGGGGTGTTCGCCCTCACCGTCTGCGTCTGGACTCTCGCCGAGATCGTCAACGCGCCCACCCAGACCGGCGTCGTCGTCCGTCTCTCGCCCGCGCAGGGGCGTGGCCGCTACCAGGGCATGTACACGATGTCGTGGTCCGTCGCCGCGCTCGTCGCCCCGCTGATGTCCGGCGTCGTCATCGACCGCTGGGGCGCCGAGTGGCTGTGGGGGCTGTGCGCGGTGATCGGGACCGTGGCGGGGGTCGGGTACTGGGCCCTGATGCGCCGGATGCCGGCGCCGGAGGAGGAGGACGGCGAGAAGGCCGTCGCCAGGGAGGCCGCCGAGAAGGCCGCCGCCGGGGAACCCGTCGTGGGTCCGGCTGCGGAGGCAGAGACTTGTCCGGTCGCGGATGCAGCAGTTTGTCCGGCCCCGGAGGCCAAAGCCGGCACCAGCTCGTGA
- a CDS encoding phosphoglyceromutase → MADAPYKLILLRHGESEWNEKNLFTGWVDVNLTPKGEKEATRGGELLKDAGLLPDVLHTSLQRRAIRTAQLALESADRHWIPVHRSWRLNERHYGALQGKDKAQTLAEFGEEQFMLWRRSYDTPPPPLADDSEFSQAGDARYATIPPELRPRTECLKDVVTRMLPYWYDGIVPDLLAGRTVLVAAHGNSLRALVKHLDDVSDADIAGLNIPTGIPLSYELDADFKPLNPGGTYLDPDAAAAAIEAVKNQGKKK, encoded by the coding sequence ATGGCCGACGCACCGTACAAGCTGATCCTCCTCCGCCACGGCGAGAGCGAGTGGAACGAGAAGAACCTGTTCACCGGCTGGGTGGACGTCAACCTCACTCCGAAGGGCGAGAAGGAGGCGACGCGCGGCGGCGAGCTGCTCAAGGACGCCGGCCTGCTCCCGGACGTGCTCCACACCTCCCTCCAGAGGCGCGCCATCCGCACCGCGCAGCTGGCCCTCGAATCCGCCGACCGCCACTGGATTCCGGTCCACCGCAGCTGGCGCCTGAACGAGCGCCACTACGGCGCCCTCCAGGGCAAGGACAAGGCCCAGACCCTCGCCGAGTTCGGCGAGGAGCAGTTCATGCTGTGGCGCCGCTCGTACGACACCCCGCCGCCCCCGCTCGCGGACGACTCCGAGTTCTCCCAGGCCGGCGACGCGCGCTACGCGACCATCCCCCCGGAGCTCCGCCCCCGCACGGAGTGCCTCAAGGACGTCGTCACCCGCATGCTCCCCTACTGGTACGACGGCATCGTCCCGGACCTCCTCGCCGGCCGCACGGTCCTCGTCGCCGCCCACGGCAACTCCCTCCGCGCCCTCGTCAAGCACCTCGACGACGTCTCGGACGCCGACATCGCGGGCCTCAACATCCCGACGGGCATCCCCCTGTCGTACGAACTGGACGCCGACTTCAAGCCGCTGAACCCGGGCGGCACGTACCTCGACCCGGACGCGGCCGCGGCGGCGATCGAGGCGGTCAAGAACCAGGGCAAGAAGAAGTAA
- a CDS encoding transposase, protein MGSKYTKRYTEEFKRDAIALVDSSGKTVTAVARELGISSESLPGWYRKAKAGRGEGTPGELSSAEREELQRLRRENREQQQTIEILKKATAFFVKENDR, encoded by the coding sequence GTGGGAAGCAAGTACACGAAGCGGTACACCGAAGAGTTCAAGCGGGACGCCATCGCGCTTGTCGACTCCTCGGGCAAGACGGTCACGGCGGTCGCCCGGGAACTCGGCATCAGCTCCGAGTCCCTGCCCGGCTGGTACCGCAAGGCGAAGGCGGGCCGGGGCGAGGGCACTCCCGGCGAATTGAGCAGTGCCGAGCGCGAGGAGCTCCAGCGGCTGCGGCGGGAGAACCGCGAGCAGCAGCAGACGATCGAGATCCTGAAAAAAGCGACCGCCTTCTTCGTGAAGGAGAACGACCGGTGA
- a CDS encoding type III secretion system chaperone family protein, whose translation MADEASIIEQVLNEAELEWESPAPGNYVVKLPGTRKLSTTVSLIVGRHSLSLNAFVIRHPDENEAGVHRWLLERNLKLYGVSYAVDPLGDVYVTARLPLSAVTPDGIDGLLGQVLEAADGAFNTLLELGFASAIRKEYAWRVSRGESTRNLDAFSHLTREVADRSDSGQG comes from the coding sequence ATGGCTGACGAAGCGTCGATCATCGAGCAGGTCCTCAACGAGGCCGAGCTGGAGTGGGAGAGCCCGGCACCCGGCAACTACGTCGTGAAACTCCCCGGCACCCGCAAACTCTCGACAACCGTCTCGCTGATCGTCGGCCGGCACTCGCTCTCCCTCAACGCCTTCGTGATCCGTCACCCCGACGAGAACGAGGCGGGCGTCCACCGCTGGCTCCTGGAGCGCAACCTCAAGCTGTACGGCGTGAGTTACGCCGTCGACCCGCTCGGCGACGTCTACGTCACGGCCCGGCTGCCGCTCTCCGCCGTCACCCCGGACGGGATCGACGGCCTCCTGGGCCAGGTCCTGGAAGCGGCCGACGGCGCCTTCAACACCCTCCTCGAACTGGGCTTCGCCTCCGCCATCCGCAAGGAGTACGCGTGGCGTGTGTCCCGCGGGGAGTCGACCCGCAATCTGGACGCGTTCAGTCACCTGACCCGCGAGGTGGCCGACCGCTCCGATAGCGGCCAGGGGTGA
- a CDS encoding helix-turn-helix transcriptional regulator, which produces MCPQRQQPPRGQQSSDRQRSSDRQPSPQREVSAWRPRVPGIVEVFHAHYTEYAYPMHVHDVWTLLIVDDGAVRYALDRHEHGTPNDTVSLLPPYVPHDGAPVTDEGFRKRVLYLDSSTLDESLIGAAVDEPDLRDPLLRQRVGQLHAALARPGDELEAESRLALVGERLRGHLRRPPTPSPSQAPAGRTVAHRLRELLDERVADGVTLEEAAGTVHAHPAHLVRAFGAAFGIAPHQYLMSRRVERARRLLLDGMRPGEAAAVAGFYDQAHLTRHFRRWVGVTPGRYRSGRPPRGSGD; this is translated from the coding sequence ATGTGCCCCCAGCGGCAGCAGCCTCCCCGAGGGCAGCAGTCTTCCGACCGGCAGCGGTCTTCCGACCGGCAGCCGTCCCCTCAGCGCGAGGTCTCCGCCTGGCGGCCGCGTGTGCCCGGCATCGTCGAGGTGTTCCACGCGCACTACACGGAGTACGCGTACCCGATGCACGTGCACGACGTCTGGACGCTGCTGATCGTCGACGACGGGGCCGTGCGGTACGCGTTGGACCGGCACGAGCACGGGACGCCGAACGACACGGTCTCGCTGCTGCCGCCGTATGTGCCGCACGACGGGGCGCCGGTCACGGACGAGGGCTTCCGCAAGCGGGTGCTGTACCTGGATTCGAGCACGTTGGACGAGAGTCTCATCGGGGCGGCGGTGGACGAGCCCGACCTGCGGGATCCGCTCCTGCGGCAGCGGGTGGGGCAGTTGCACGCGGCGCTCGCGCGGCCGGGGGACGAACTGGAGGCGGAGAGCCGGCTGGCGCTCGTCGGGGAGCGGCTGCGCGGGCATCTACGCAGGCCGCCGACACCTTCGCCCTCGCAGGCACCCGCCGGTCGCACGGTCGCCCATCGGCTGCGTGAGCTTCTCGACGAGCGGGTCGCGGACGGGGTGACGCTGGAGGAGGCCGCGGGAACGGTGCACGCCCACCCCGCACATCTCGTACGGGCGTTCGGGGCGGCCTTCGGGATCGCGCCGCACCAGTATCTGATGTCCCGGCGGGTGGAGCGGGCGAGACGGCTGCTGCTGGACGGGATGCGGCCGGGCGAGGCCGCGGCGGTGGCCGGGTTCTACGACCAGGCGCATCTGACGCGGCACTTCAGGCGGTGGGTGGGTGTCACCCCTGGCCGCTATCGGAGCGGTCGGCCACCTCGCGGGTCAGGTGACTGA
- a CDS encoding NAD(P)/FAD-dependent oxidoreductase, giving the protein MSAQHEVGRATTHRVLIVGAGYAGMSAVIQLAARVKQREDVQVTLVNAQERFTERLRLHMTATGQQLAELSIPKLLEGTGARFVRGWVTAVDADTRTVRIDDDRVLHYDTLVYGLGSVADTTAVPGVDDHTYSLNSPQDAEVLADRLARLGGGTVVIAGSGLTGVESAAEIAERYPELNVVLLGRDEPGAAMNAKARTYLQSALDRLGVRVRSGVEVVKALPGSVELAGGESIAADVVLWTSGTRVSPLAAAAGLAVDERGRIVTDSTLRSGSHPEVYAIGDAAAIRQGYGVMHGTCQSGMPTGVHAAVSIVRKLKGKRPKPFRFGYYHTPVSLGRHDAVVQFTRPDDSPRRIHLTGRMAARYKETVTASPWPTFGRMKKMPASGAFWPHGGRFTCVAEGAE; this is encoded by the coding sequence ATGAGCGCACAGCATGAAGTCGGCAGGGCGACCACCCACCGGGTTCTGATCGTGGGGGCGGGTTACGCGGGCATGTCCGCGGTCATCCAGCTTGCGGCGCGGGTCAAGCAGCGCGAGGACGTGCAGGTGACCCTCGTGAATGCGCAGGAGCGGTTCACCGAGCGGCTGCGGCTGCACATGACGGCGACCGGGCAGCAGCTCGCCGAGCTGAGCATTCCGAAGCTGCTGGAGGGGACGGGCGCACGGTTCGTGCGTGGCTGGGTGACGGCGGTGGACGCGGACACACGGACGGTGCGGATCGACGACGACCGGGTCCTGCACTACGACACGCTGGTGTACGGATTGGGCAGCGTGGCCGACACGACTGCGGTGCCGGGCGTCGACGACCACACGTACAGCCTCAACAGCCCCCAGGACGCCGAAGTGCTGGCCGACCGGCTGGCGCGGCTCGGCGGCGGCACGGTGGTGATCGCCGGCAGCGGGCTGACCGGCGTCGAGTCGGCCGCGGAGATCGCCGAGCGGTACCCGGAGCTGAATGTCGTACTGCTGGGCCGGGACGAACCCGGTGCGGCGATGAATGCAAAAGCCAGGACCTATCTGCAGTCGGCGCTCGACCGCCTTGGCGTCCGGGTGCGCAGCGGCGTCGAGGTGGTGAAGGCGCTGCCCGGGTCGGTCGAACTGGCGGGCGGTGAGAGCATCGCTGCCGATGTCGTCCTGTGGACGAGCGGTACGCGGGTGTCGCCGCTGGCAGCCGCCGCCGGACTGGCCGTCGACGAGCGCGGTCGTATCGTCACCGACTCCACGCTGCGTTCGGGGTCGCACCCGGAGGTGTACGCCATCGGTGACGCCGCGGCAATCCGCCAGGGCTACGGCGTCATGCACGGCACCTGCCAGAGCGGGATGCCGACCGGTGTGCACGCCGCGGTGTCGATCGTCCGCAAGCTGAAGGGCAAGCGGCCCAAGCCGTTCCGCTTCGGCTACTACCACACGCCGGTGAGCCTGGGCCGGCACGACGCGGTCGTGCAGTTCACCCGCCCCGACGACAGCCCGCGACGAATTCATCTGACCGGCCGGATGGCGGCCCGGTATAAGGAGACGGTGACTGCCTCGCCCTGGCCGACCTTCGGCCGTATGAAGAAGATGCCCGCCTCGGGCGCGTTCTGGCCGCACGGCGGTCGCTTCACCTGCGTCGCCGAAGGTGCCGAGTGA
- a CDS encoding DUF2000 domain-containing protein: protein MSNEIPGQPVFDQAPVRFDTKIAVLLRDDLETWQRLNVTSFLVSGVGPMIPEVIGDPYEDADGTAYLPMFRQPVLVFEGTKEVLKAAHARALARALPRAVFTSDLFATGNDRDNRAAVRAVGAGELDLVGLAVYGPRNGVDKVVKGARMHP, encoded by the coding sequence ATGAGCAACGAGATCCCCGGCCAACCCGTCTTCGACCAGGCTCCTGTCCGCTTCGACACCAAGATCGCCGTCCTCCTCCGCGACGACCTGGAGACCTGGCAGCGCCTGAACGTCACGTCCTTCCTGGTCAGCGGCGTCGGCCCGATGATTCCGGAGGTGATCGGCGACCCGTACGAGGACGCCGACGGCACGGCCTACCTGCCGATGTTCCGCCAGCCGGTCCTTGTCTTCGAGGGCACGAAGGAGGTGCTGAAGGCGGCCCATGCGCGAGCGCTGGCCCGGGCCCTTCCCCGCGCCGTCTTCACGTCCGACCTCTTCGCCACGGGCAACGACCGCGACAACCGCGCGGCCGTACGAGCTGTGGGGGCGGGGGAGTTGGACCTGGTGGGGCTGGCGGTGTACGGGCCGCGCAACGGGGTGGACAAGGTGGTGAAGGGGGCGCGAATGCATCCGTGA
- a CDS encoding ISL3 family transposase yields the protein MGDLFVLKDVLFPNSVGMVLDRLTEVGGVVVAEAHSAVPELRCPDCATASHRVHSRYGRRLAEYPVGGRRVVVKLEVRRFFCDAPDCGPRTFVEQVEGLTTRYARAGPGVKTLWRSVALTAGGRPGTRLCRSLAVPTGLARLLGQLHAPDVPAHSPRVLGVDDFAFRRSRTYGTILLDVETSTPIDLLADRTSETLAAWLTAHPGAEIVCRDRDSGYSRAIKEAAPDATEVADRWHLLQNLSAAIERTCHQHRACLHKYALDDVDAPPSATAPPTALLPLAPPLDSIPATPLMQRVTERHAEIHRLREATWTISAIARRFGLDRKTVRRYLTTDLDVLIASARDRRPRQLDPYRPYIQQRFTDGCTNAAQLYREIHEHGYRGNHQAVRLYIRSMRGGTAAAEPPRPIPTPRKITSWIMRPRDGLSREEQDQLDEVRIACPDIATACDLARVFTGLVRDRRGHLLATWVREAETTGPGPVRGFAGFLRQDWDAVLAGMTLDYSSGVVEGHVNRLRRSSGRCTAEAPSGSFAPVSCCDRDRHEIPTRPLKIPTLALRPS from the coding sequence ATGGGGGATCTGTTCGTGCTGAAGGACGTACTGTTCCCGAACTCCGTGGGGATGGTGCTGGACCGGTTGACCGAGGTGGGCGGGGTGGTTGTGGCCGAAGCCCACAGCGCCGTACCTGAGTTGAGGTGCCCGGACTGCGCAACCGCCTCACATCGTGTGCACAGCCGGTACGGGCGGCGGCTCGCCGAGTACCCGGTCGGCGGGCGCCGCGTGGTGGTGAAGTTGGAGGTCCGGCGGTTCTTCTGCGACGCACCCGATTGCGGGCCGCGCACGTTCGTCGAGCAGGTCGAGGGTCTGACCACGCGTTATGCCCGTGCCGGGCCCGGCGTGAAGACGCTGTGGCGGTCTGTCGCGCTCACAGCAGGCGGCCGACCGGGTACGCGGCTGTGCCGCTCGCTGGCCGTGCCCACAGGCCTGGCCCGGCTGCTCGGCCAGCTGCACGCGCCCGACGTTCCCGCCCACAGCCCGCGGGTGCTGGGTGTCGACGACTTCGCTTTTCGCCGCTCGCGCACCTACGGGACCATCCTGCTCGACGTCGAGACCTCCACCCCCATCGACCTGCTGGCCGACCGCACCAGCGAGACGCTCGCCGCCTGGCTCACCGCACACCCCGGCGCCGAGATCGTCTGCCGGGACCGCGACAGCGGTTACAGCCGTGCGATCAAGGAGGCGGCACCGGACGCGACCGAGGTGGCCGACCGCTGGCACCTGCTTCAGAATCTGTCGGCCGCGATCGAGAGGACTTGCCACCAACACCGCGCCTGCCTGCACAAATACGCCCTGGACGACGTGGACGCACCCCCGTCGGCGACCGCACCGCCAACGGCACTGCTGCCGCTGGCGCCGCCACTCGACAGCATCCCCGCCACCCCGCTCATGCAACGGGTGACGGAACGGCATGCGGAAATCCACCGATTACGGGAGGCGACCTGGACGATCAGCGCCATCGCCCGCCGGTTCGGACTGGACCGTAAGACCGTCCGCCGCTACCTGACCACCGATCTCGACGTGCTGATCGCCTCGGCCCGCGACCGCCGCCCCCGCCAACTCGACCCCTACCGCCCCTACATCCAGCAGCGGTTCACCGACGGCTGCACCAACGCCGCCCAGCTCTACCGCGAGATCCACGAGCACGGCTACCGCGGCAACCATCAGGCCGTCCGCCTCTACATCCGCTCCATGCGCGGCGGCACCGCCGCGGCCGAGCCTCCCCGTCCCATCCCCACACCGCGCAAGATCACCTCATGGATCATGAGACCGCGCGACGGGCTCAGCCGTGAGGAACAAGACCAGCTCGACGAGGTGCGCATCGCCTGCCCGGACATCGCCACCGCCTGCGACCTGGCCCGCGTCTTCACCGGCCTAGTCCGCGACCGGCGAGGACATCTCCTGGCCACCTGGGTCCGCGAGGCCGAGACTACCGGGCCCGGGCCCGTGCGGGGCTTCGCCGGATTCCTCCGCCAGGACTGGGACGCCGTCCTCGCCGGCATGACTCTCGACTACAGCTCCGGAGTCGTCGAGGGACACGTCAACCGTTTAAGACGATCAAGCGGCAGATGTACGGCCGAGGCTCCTTCCGGCTCCTTCGCACCCGTGTCCTGCTGCGATCGTGACCGTCACGAAATTCCGACCAGACCCTTGAAAATCCCCACCCTCGCTCTTCGCCCCAGTTGA